The genomic window GTTCTTATTGTTACCCCAGGATTAAATTCCATAAGCCGTTTATGCTCTGCAGAATCAAGATATCTCTTAACCACCCTGTTAATGCTAATGATATCCTTTTCAACAGCAACCCCCCTCGCAACAGTCAGGAGGTCCTGCACAATGGCTGCTGCGCGCTTACCTGACTCATAAATTGTTACAATGGGCCTTCTTAGCCTGCTATCTTCAGGGAGATCCATCAGGATCATCTCCGGATAGCTTACAATGCCTGACAGGACATTATTAAGGTCATGGGCAACACCTCCGGCCATAAGCCCTAATGATTCCATCTTTTTTGCCCTGGCAATCTGAGTTTCAGCTATCTTCTTTGCCTCCTCTGCCTTTTTGCGGTCAGTAATATCGAGAACCAGAGAGAGTACCAGGTCTTCACCCCCTAATACTATGTCTACAAGATGAATCTCCGCCGGATAGAGGGAGCCGTCTTTTCTGATATTTGTACTCTCAAAGATATAAAAACCCTTTTCATTTATCTGTTTTATGAAAAATTTCATCTGACTTTCTGAAAACTCCACACGGTCTATATCCTTTACACTCATTTTGAGGATTTCCTCGCGAGTGTAACCTGTCAGGTGGCACCCCACATCATTCACCATTCGGTAATAACCTTTTCTATCGTGTACAAAAACCCCTACTGGCAGCTTTTCAAGGACAGTTCTTAACTGCTCTTCACTTTCAAGCAGGGCCTTTTCCGCCTCTTTTCTCTTCTCTATATCATCAACCAGCATCCTGTTCGTCTCTTCGAGTTTTTCTGATCGTTCATCCAATAGATCGAGCAGTTGCTTGAATTCACTGCCAAGGATCTCCAGTTCATCCTTTTGTGATTTTGGCACGGAGAACCTCTTGTTGGTCAGCCTTGCTGATGTAACATTATCTTTTAAGCTCAGAACTGGCCTTATGACCAGCCAGTGAAGGAGCAAGATCATAATTATCAGGGCGGAAACCATCGTTCCCAGAAAGAAAACCGTTGCATAAAGGGTGGTGGAATATCCTGTCCGGACTATTTTTCTTGGCAATTCAGCCCTGAGGGTAAACATACTTTTTCCTGTGATATCAGGGATTGCAGCATAGATGCTAAGAAATAACCTATTATTAGTGATATCAATATAATAGGGAGTGTTATTTTCTGAAAGACTTTGTCTGAGCAAGGTGTCAATAACTCTGTCCTCCACATAAATTTCAACATTGATTCTTATCAGCTCTGAAATTCTTTTAATAAAGGGATCGTCAATCAGTATCCCCATGATCAGCGCCCCTCTTGCGGGCCCGCTGTTTTCATTGGTAAGTACAGGTCTTGAACTGATAATAAAAAAGCCTGAAGGGGTCCTGAAT from Desulfatiglans sp. includes these protein-coding regions:
- a CDS encoding PAS domain S-box protein; the encoded protein is MSLKIKAAIIVSVIFILLGIVDFCIRQFIIFPGFLSLERENAKDNSIRIIEAFNREINYMDRLTHDWSAWDDTYNFVENPTDEYIDANLTASTFETNQLNLLYIAAEDGHIVWMGTQGLSPDSDKGIRSFIGERIGESHVFRSFDLEEKSLGEVKVSGIFRTPSGFFIISSRPVLTNENSGPARGALIMGILIDDPFIKRISELIRINVEIYVEDRVIDTLLRQSLSENNTPYYIDITNNRLFLSIYAAIPDITGKSMFTLRAELPRKIVRTGYSTTLYATVFFLGTMVSALIIMILLLHWLVIRPVLSLKDNVTSARLTNKRFSVPKSQKDELEILGSEFKQLLDLLDERSEKLEETNRMLVDDIEKRKEAEKALLESEEQLRTVLEKLPVGVFVHDRKGYYRMVNDVGCHLTGYTREEILKMSVKDIDRVEFSESQMKFFIKQINEKGFYIFESTNIRKDGSLYPAEIHLVDIVLGGEDLVLSLVLDITDRKKAEEAKKIAETQIARAKKMESLGLMAGGVAHDLNNVLSGIVSYPEMILMDLPEDSRLRRPIVTIYESGKRAAAIVQDLLTVARGVAVEKDIISINRVVKRYLDSAEHKRLMEFNPGVTIRTELEEEELNIKGAPVHIGKSLMNLVTNAVEALNGLGNIIIKTENIYLDRHIRGYEEVKPGEYAVLSVADTGKGIEPKDLERIFEPFYSKKYMGRSGTGLGLAIVWNSVQEHNGYIDVTTSDKGTKFELYFPISHEKELGDSAKKSRNGYQGHGENILIVDDVDTQREIFTSMLGYLGYKPVAVSSGEEAIEYLSKNRADLIILDMIMEPGMNGKESYKEIIKIYPEQKAIIASGFAETEDVREAQRLGAGAFIKKPVTMEKLGMAVREELDRK